The Ignavibacteriales bacterium DNA segment TGAAAAAATTTTAAATTTGTTATTTATTAAAAGGAACCCTGCTTAATCCACGTTTATTCTCTTTTAAGCTATAAGAGTTCCAACTCAAACACCGGTTTCGGAATACCCAACTATTGTGCCATATTGATATTTGTTCTTTATTCTAAAAAAATAAAGAAAAGCACTTGGATGTGAGTTGCCGACGGTTAAAAATTACATGCTGAAGATAAAAATTACCTGCCCAACGGTGGAAAGGTTGGCGCCAACGCTATGACGGGGGGTGGCAACGCGCCCGGGTTTGTAAGCCCCGCTGTACGGTTGACGGCAACCGTGAGACGGCGCAGACCAACCGTCGCGCAGATGCCTTCCCCGTGTGACGGGTGCCCACCGACAAGACGGCGTTGCAGGCAACCGTGACATGGGCGGCTTCCCCCGTGGGACGGTTGGTCCTCACTTTCCGACGGTTATCGCCAACCATCCAAAAGTTAGTGGCAACCGTAGCACGGTTGGTAAAAAGCTTCGATTTTAGAGTATTTTCAACGGTTATTGGACATTAATTGTTGCGTGGGTGAAGGGAAATTAGGAAGCATTAAAGAAGTTTAACGTTTCGGGGCTTAAAGAAGTGGCGGGTTAGAAGCACGAACTGTCAACCTACCACAACTGTTTATTAGAAGCACAAATGTTTGATTAACCACTTCACCCGCCATTTCTTTTAAGCCCTTGTTATCGGTAGCTCTTCTGTCTGTCCGAAGATGTGTCGTGTCAAGTTTGCACACACTTTGTCCGAAGCGAATTACATTAGAAGCTATGTCCGTCCAATTACGCACAGTGCGTTGACAAAATAAATTAAAACATTGAAGAGTGTATTTTTTTTGCGTTGATTTTTTCATCAGTTGTATCTTTTGTTTACTGTTTCCATATAATCTACCACAACTGCATTCATTTTATTTCGATACCACCGAAAAAAGAAATTAGGAACTTTTGCAGCTTCTTGTCGGCTGATATAAATTTCGTCTTGTACGTCACGAAGTTCGTCTGTGCCAATATATATTTTATTGAGAATTATTTCGTCCAAATATATTGAGATAGCTTTTCGTCTATCAATTGCAGATGAGTGTCCACGAATAAGAGTAATAAAGTGAGTGTAAAATGAGAGTATAGAAAAGTAAATTAAAAAAATAGTCATGCCATTTGAGTTGTAAGAAATAAGAAATATCCAAAGCACGATTGAATAGGAAATAAGAAATCCCGCCAACCATCTACAATAAATAATGCGTAACTCAATATCCCAACTTGTGTTTGAATGTTGCAAAACTGCTACGGAAATATTATGAGGAATCGTTGTTGAAATGTTTGGTGAATACCAATCTATAATTTCATTGCCTTTGTATTCAAGAGAAAATTTTGAAACTTCGAATGGTCTGGCTTCTTTAAGGTTGACTTCCATCGTAAATTAAAAGTGCAGTGTCAAACTCTTCCTTAAATATTGCTCCCTTAGAAGTATTTCCTTTGAAAGTATCTGCGAATATTTGAACTAAAACAGTAAGCAAAAAAGAACAACCGAATAAAGCAAGTTTTATGCTTTCGTCTTTGATAAGAACATAGGCGATAGGGTAAGCAAAAGCAAGAAAGATTAAAAAGTAAGTAACTTTTATTTCACCATTCTTTGCTTTTGTATATGCAACTGTTGATGCTTTTAGCAGCTTAATAAATTCAGGTTCGTTTTGTTTTATCAGAATTTCATTCATTTTCATTGTTGTTTAATTTCCAATCAGGATAAATAGCTTCATTTACTATTTTCTCTGCGATTTCAAAAAGGTAATCGGGAATAGTGACTGAATTTTCCTTTTTTGTTTTTACAATTTCCTCTGCCGTTTTTTTTGCTAAAGATTTTAATGAGGGATGGCCCAGTGAAATTCTTATATGGTCGCCTTTGTGTGATTCTCCATACACTTGAAAAATCTTTTGCTCTATTTCGGTTTGCCAATTATTCATTATAGTTTTACAAATTGGCTTGAGAGTATCGGGATAAGCCTGATAAGCATTCAACAAATTGGTGATAGCCCTTCTTTCAATTGTTCTCCAATTGGCAAAGATGTATTCACTTTTGTCTTCCATAAATAATTTTGATGAAAAGGAATATCCATCAATCCATAATAGAAATCCCTGTTTAATTTAAGCTTTCTGTTTGACAAAAAATTGTTAATGATATTGCTTATAATGATTGTTACAAAATCATGAGTTGTTTCAATAGAAGAATAATATCTTAATGCAGACAAAACCGAGAATAAATATTTTCCTGAATTCCAATCAGGGTCGCTCAACCTTTTTTGAGCGGCTTTTTTTTTCCGCCTCATTTTCTTTTTGATTAAAAGCGGCTACGACAATATCATGTTGAAGCGAAGTGATGTTTTGGTCGCTCAATATTTTATGAGCGGCTTGTTGTTTTTCCGTCTCATTTCCTTTTTGATTAAAAGCGGCTACGACAATATGATGTATTAGCGAAGTAATGTTTGGGTCGCTCAATATTTTATGAGCGGCTTGTTGTTTTTCCGTCTCATTTTCTTTTTGATTAAAAGCGGCTACGACAATATCATGTTGAAGCGAAGTGATGTTTGGGTCGCTCAATATTTTATGAGCGGCTTGTTGTTTTTCCGTCTCATTTTCTTTTTGATTAAAAGCGGCTACGACAATATCATGTTGAAGTGAAGTGATGTTTGGGTCGCTCAATATTTTTTGAGCGGCTTGTAGTTTTTCCGTCTCATTTCCGTTTTGATTAAAAGCGGCTACGACAATAACAGTTTGAAGCGAAGTGATGTTTGGGTCGCTCAATATATTTTGAGCGGCTTGTTGTTTTTCCGTCTCATTTCCTTTTTGATTAAAGGCGGCATTTACAATTATCCCATTGATTGAATAGATGTTTGGGTCGCTCAATATTTTTTGAGCGGCTTGTAGTTTTTCCGTCTCATTTCCTTGTTGATTAAAAGCGGCATTTACAATTATCCCATTGATTGAATAGATGTTTGGGTCGCTCAATATTTTTGAGCAGCTAATTGTTTTTCCGTCTCATTTTCTTTTTGATTAAAAGCGGCTACGACAATATCATGTTGAAGCGAAGTGATGTTTTGGTCGCTCAATATTTTATGAGCGGCTTGTTGTTTTTCCTCTTTGCCCGCTTTTTTGAAATAGTTTAACCATGCTAAATTGGGATAAACTTTCTTGTCATAGAGCTTATCTAAATATCCTACTATTTGAACGGGAGTTAAATTGATATCCTCATCAGTTAAATGATTAAGATATGACGGATATAAGTTGCCTTTTTCAAATAATATATTTATCAACAATAGTTTCTCCTGACCATCAGCAAATATTTGATTCTGGTATTGCATCATAGCAGCTAAAAAAATGATGAGAAATTATCATAGCTTGGTGCATAGTTGTCAATTACAATATTCAGAAATTGTTTCAATAATAAATCATCATATTTTTTTGTGACAGGGTTATAAAATTCCAGCCATCCGTCTAAAATCACTCCGGCTAATCCTTCTTCGGCTAATTTATCGTGGTTGAATTGAACAAAATCTATTTGTTGAAGTTTTTTGTTTCTTAATGATGTATTCCTTCCTTTGTTTATATAACTTTTTACCCGTTCAAGAATAGTTGAGCGAGCATTCCAACTCGTAAAGGCGTTACTTACTTTATCATTTTCATTATAGGTATCCGCAATTTTCAGAAATGTATCAAAGTCAATAAATATTTTGTGGTTGGTGTAAATGCAAGCCCAGTTGTGCAATGCTTTTGCCATTCCGGGATATACGGCATTTATTTTTTTCAAATCACTTTTCACAATGCTTTTAAAAGCCAAGCCGGGTTCAGAGAAATCAATTTCCATAGGGTCAAATTTTTCATTGCTCACTCGTGCAATTACAAACAACAAGAGGAATAGACTCGTATTATAATACTCCTGCTTCTTTGTAACTTTTTCTTTGGCATCTTTCCATTCTGTGTGAAGCTCCATGATTTCAGCAATAATTTTTTCGTTTTCGGTTGATTGGAGATGAAATACATTTAATGGATCAGGTAGGTTATTAATATATTCCTTCCCCGAAGTTTCCCTGTCACCAATAATAACTCTGATGTTGTTTATGGCTTGTGTTTTAAGTAAAAACTCTTTTGCTTTTTCCTTTAGATTATCTGTAAGACGATACCAGTCTTCAATTATTACTAAATAATTTCTAAAACGGTCCTCTTGTATTTGTATCAATCCATTATCCGTAAAGTTTTCAAACCCCCTGTCTTTTACCCAAATAAATTTAAAAGATTCGTTGCATAGTTCAACTGCCAATCGTCTAAGCAAGGTAGATTTACCACAGCCACCAAAACCATGCACTACTGCTACAACTTTGTATGTTCTTGGTTTATCAAAGCAACTAGAAGCGATTGTTTTAACTTTTCCGTAATCATTCCTTACCACATCATAATTATTTATTACACCATACCACTGGCAATTTTCGTCCTGTTTTGCAGTGTAGAAATCAGGTTTTGTAAATTGTTTTCCGTTCTTAATCCTTCTTATGAAAGTGCTGTTAATTACTTCAGCACCTTCTATATGTATGTTTTCAATTTTGTCTTTGTTGTCTTGCAGGAATTGGAGAAAAAGTTTTGTGCCTTTGATACATTCATCTTTATATAACTTAATAAAAGTGTAATCCCTATCCTTAAATTCAGCTTTCTCTGCAACATCATCATTCTTCAAATCAAAGTGGTAGATTTTTATGTCATTTCCTTTTAATCCTTTAAAAAACTTGTCGAATACAATCTGTTCATTAAATTGAGTGCCGAGAATAATTAGTTTTTTTTGTTTGAATCAATATCCCCATAAATAACGTTATATAAAGAGTTTTGTTCTGCTCCAAGTTTAGTATATGAAGCGGAAGTAAAAACAATATTATCCAAGGTAGTTTCTTCATTCATTAATCCGTGAAGGTGAAGAATACAATTATCATTACTATCCATTGTATACGCCGGATAATTAAAAACCGGATACTTTTTCCCTTTATGTTTTGATTGAATTGTAGTTAAAACATTATCAAAATTAAAAGTGAAAATTGAATACCAGTTCGGCAGAAAAACCGAATCAAACAACTCGAAGTTAAATGCCGTTTCATCCACTAAAAATAAATTTCTTAGCTCATTAAGCAAATTAGGATTATTAGCAATTTTGTTTTCCCATACCGATGCAGCAGCTTTATATTCTGTAACTGATTTTGTAAATTTTTCATTTGTAAATTTTATGAATTGTTCAGCCGTTGGAATTGTACTAAATTCTTTGTTTTTATTCTTGACTCCAAAACTGAAACCAGCACCGAGAACCAAACAAAAATGCCCTTCTCTTAAGTCATCAAAAAAAGAATTGTCCGGCTTGAAATCGGCAATCAAAACAATATGGTTATCTTTGCTCATATGTGAAAAACAAAAAAATGTGCTGGGGCAAAAATTAAAAAAACTTCATTGCGGCTGTGCGATAAAGTTATCATTCCATTTGGTTTCGTATTGAAAAATGTTCGTTTCATATCATTCAGTTTTAAGTTTCACAGTCGCCAATAGGGTTGCACATAACTTGTTTATACCAGCCATAAAGTTGCACATATACAATGGCATTGCCATTAGCTTTGCGTTATAAACGGCTGTTATTATTTCTGGTACAAACATAAAAAATAATATTATAATTCATCAAATGGTGATTTCATTTTCCGCAAACTTTCATCTCACTCATCACTTCTCTTGTCTACTCTTTGTGGAGCGATTATTTTTTCCTGATGTAGATGATTTTAATATTCTTTTTACCTGTGTCACGCTCATCAATTTCAAATCTGTTCAGGCTTTTAATTAAGGGCAGCATTTTGGGGAAGCCGTAATTTCTGGGGTCAAAGTCGGGTTTCTTTTTCAGCATCAGGTTCCCTAATTCGCCTAAAAAAGTCCAGCCATTTTCGTCGGCAAGGTCAGTTATGCTGTCGGTTAATAGATTGATTAAATCAGAGTCAACTTTGCTCAAAGGATTATTGTCAGGTGGTGCTGCATCCTTTGATATTTTTTTATGCCTGTCTGCCGGCTGTCTTGTTGTTTTTGTTTTTAAAATTTCGAGGTAGATGAATTTATCGCAGGCGGTTATAAAAGGATTTAAGGTTTTCTTTTCTCCAATTCCAATTACTTTCATACCTGCTTCTCTAAGTCTTGTGGCAAGTCTTGTAAAATCGCTGTCGCTTGAAACAATACAAAAGCCACCCACCTTACCGGTGTATAAAATATCCATCGCATCAATTATAAGTGCGCTGTCACTTGCGTTTTTTCCTATCGAGTAGCTGTACTGCTGTATTGGAGTAATGGCATTTTCTAAAAGCACGTGTTTCCAGCCGGAAACGGATTGCTTTGTCCAATCAGCATAAATTCTTTTAAAGGTAGGTGTACCATACTTTGCAATTTCCTCAAACATTTCTTTCACGTTTGCGTAAGGCACATTGTCGGCATCAATTAATACTGCTAATTTCAGGTCATTTTGGGTTTCCATAATTCAGTCCAATTAATTATTTAGAGAATTAATTAAGCGCCGGAAAACAACTTAACCAGGTTGTATTCCATTTTTAATTACAACCAAAAATACTATGAAGTGGTGAAACTTGATACTGCTATGAGAAATAATCATATCAGCAGAGAAACAGTTACTCCAATGTCTAATTAACTATTGCTGTTAGCTCGTGAATAAATAATTGTGTTTCTTTTCTGTAGTTCTTCTTTATGTTTTTGCTCGAATAAATAATTACGTTTAAAATTATTCCGCTCCAAAAGTTTTATAGAAGGCAGATTTTCTTTATGTGTAAATGCTTCAAGAGATTTGAGTTTCATATCGTTAAATCCGAAATCAATAACTTTTTTAATTGCTTCGCTCATAAACCCCATCCCTTGAAATTCCGGTTTCAGTTCATATCCGATTTCGCCGCTTGCATCTTCGAATGAAATATTCCAGATGCATATAGTCCCGATTACTTTATCATCATCTTTTAATGCAATCGCCCAATAAATCCAGCCATTTTTGTCAATGCCGTCATTTATTTTTTTTATAAACAACTGTGCCTCGTCAATTGATGCAGCAGGGCTTCTTTCGAGATATTTATTTACCCCATCGTTTGATCTTATGGCGTATAATTCTTTATCATCACTAAGCCTCAACTTTCTGAGTGTGAGCCGCCCGGTGGTCAATTCTTTGAATATAATGCTGTCTGACATTTTATGGCTTTCTATTGAAATAAATTTCGTATCAATTCAATTTTAAAAATAAACTGATAAACCAAATTTTATAGATGAAGGCATCAGATTGAAGCCCTTTCTTTTGCTCGAAATGTTTTTGCCTAAATAGGTTACATCCTGAGTGGATTCACTTGTTAAATAATATGCACGAACACCGTATTCAGCAGAGAGCGTCATTTTATTATTGAACATCCACTCAACACCGGCTAATAGTTCGGCACCGAAATTCCACTGGGTGGATGTACTGGAGGAATAAAAATCAAATACATTTGCAGTATCAATATCTTGTTTTGAAAAAGCATAACTGACATAAGGACCTGCGCCAATAAAAAATCCAACGTCTTCCATAGTGGTTAAATAATTTAAGTATTGCAGATTAACTGAATAAGTCTGGTAGTCGAACGAATTTGTATATGAAGGATGAACATAAAAAGAATCAAGTTCTGATGCTGTAATATCATCATCAGAGTTATTTATTTGAGTAGAAACCCCTACCCGAATTGCTGATCGGTTGTCAAAGTGATACTTTCCTGAAAAAGTAGTTCCTTGAAAATGAGATAGTGTAAAATTGCTGCTGATCTGAAATTGGAGGGCAAACTTTCCGTTAAGTTTATCAAGGTAGGTGCTGTCCTGTGAATAAACTTGTACGGTAGATAGTATGAGAAGTGAAATTGCAAGTACTGAATTGCGAAAGAGTAATGATAATGAAAACATAAATCCTCCCGGATAAAATGAAATAATTAATTGAGTTTAATTTATCAATGATAACTTTTACTTTTATCAAGAGTAAACTTAAGTGTAACGGAGTGATCTTCAAAAACTAAAATTATACACACTGCTGTCCGAAATAATTTTAATATCAGTAAAAGAAATTAAAATTGAATTGTAATGAGAAGGATTTTTTATATAACTAAAAACAGTCTCTATTACCTATTAGGCAAGTTGATTCTACAGAAGAGCAAACCGTTAAAACGGTTGCAGTTAAATATTTTTTAAGTTCTCAACGGGATTAATCCCGTTGAGAATGTGAATCAAAGAATGATTAACCGTTTCAACGGTTTCAAAGTTCGATTAGTAAAGTAGTGTATTTAGAATTAGTCAAAAACATTCAATATTTTTTCAAAAAAATTATTTTGGAAAGATGTGATTATACAACACTATTTTTAATCCCTTCATTATCAGTGCCTTGAGTATTATTTTTGTTTAGTAAAAAAAATAAAGAGATGTTATGTCAGAGTATTCAATTTATAAAAAATCTAACCTGTCAGAAGAAGAATGGGATAGTTTTGTGGATAGTTCAGATAACGGAACTATTTTTCACAAAAGAGCTTTTCTTAATTATCACGCTAAAGATAAATTTAATGATGCTTCAATTGTTGTCACAAAGGATAAAAAAATCCTTTCGCTATTAACTGCGGCTGTGATTGAAAGGGAGGGCAAAAAAATCCTTAACTCTCATCCCGGGGCAAGTTACGGTAGTTTTGTGTATAAGCCTGATCTGAATTTTAAGGAAGCACACGAACTTGTGGATATACTAATCGAACATCCTAAAAACTTAAAGGTGGAGCGAATTCAGTTGACGCTGCCGCCGATAATTTATCAAACTAAATATTCCAACTATATTGATTTTGCTCTTTACAGAAACGGTTTCAATTATCTGAAAAGGGAGGTGTCAAGTATTGTCCAATTAGATTTTGAAAAGGATAGTTTACTTAATACCTATCGAGCTGAAGCACGTACTGCAACTAAGAAAGCACTTAAAAGCGGAATTGAAATTGTTGAATGCGAAAGGTTTGATGAGTACTACGAAATCCTAAAGAAGAATTTGAAATTGCGGCATGGTGTCAATCCCGCCCACACAATTGATGAATTGAAACTGCTAAAAAAAATATTTCCTGCAAAAGTTAGATTGTGGGGAGCATTCTTAAAAGACAAATTAATAGCAGGTGTTTGTAACTTCTCGGCAAACTCAAATGTTGTGCTTGCGTTTTACATTAGTCACGATGAAGCATACCAGGAATATCGCCCGGTAAATTTACTTTTTTATGAAATAATGAATCGCTATCGTGAGGAGGGGTTTAAGTTTTTAGACTTCGGAATATTCACTGTGATAATGGAACCAAATTGGGGATTGGCAAGATTTAAAGAAAATTTTGGAGCGCGTGGAATTTTTAGAGACACATTTTATAAAGATATTTAATGGCGAAAATTCTACACATTGCTCCTGAAAATTTTGCTGGTGTACCAATCAGTTTTGTAAAGATGCACAGGCAATATGGTGATGAATCCCGGCTGATAACACTTCATAAAACTAAATTAGATTTTGAAGAAGATCTCTGTCTTAATCTGCCCCTTCCTGAATTCAAATTAGCAAAGCTATGGAGAAGTAAAAAAGTCAGCGAGATTCAACAGCATAAAAAAATTGCCGCTCCTTTTTTTTCACCCAAAAATATATTCGAAGAGTTATATTTTAATTGGAGTGATGGGCAGCGAAGGGCACTTGTTGATGAGGTTATTACGAAACTCAATCTAAATGAGTACGAGATTATTCATTACGATGGCGGTCTTGATTTTTTCCGCAACCCAACTCAGGCATTAAAGTGGAAGAAGGAGGGGAAGAAGATTGTCTGCTGTTATTATGGAAGTGATCTGCGCAGCCGCGGACTAATTCGTGAGCTTGATCAAATATCAGATCTAAATATTACATCGGAGTTTGATCATCTCGCATTAAAAAAAAATATTGAATATCTTTTTTATCCTTACGATGGATCAGACCTTCCCGTAAAATCAAATTCAGAAAATGATAGAGTTCGAATTGTTCACTCGCCAACAAACAGAAAGTATAAAGGCACTGATTTAATAATATCTGTAATTGAAAAAATTAAAAAAGAAAAACAAATTGAATTTGTGCTTCTTGAAAATCTTCATCGAAGTGAAGTACTAAAAATAAAAAGTACCTGCGATATAAGCATTGATCAGGTAGGTGGAATAATGGGCGGGACGGGATACGGCAAAGCGGGGCTCGAAACTCTTGCAATGTCCATTCCAACTATTACAAATATGACGAATGAATATGAAAAATGGCTGCCGGAAAATCCGTTCGTTGTTGCAAATAATATTGACCAACTTTACTTAAAGCTAAATGAACTGATTGAAGATAGACTTTTACGTGATGAATATGGAAGGAAAGGACAGGAGTGGGTTAAAAAATATCATAGCTTCGAAAGTGTAAACAAGCGGCTTAAAGAATTATACAGATCTTACGGTATAACATGAAAGAAAAAAAAGCCGGGCTCAGCGAATCAACTTTTTGGTACACTCTCGGAAATCT contains these protein-coding regions:
- a CDS encoding SIR2 family protein, with translation MSKDNHIVLIADFKPDNSFFDDLREGHFCLVLGAGFSFGVKNKNKEFSTIPTAEQFIKFTNEKFTKSVTEYKAAASVWENKIANNPNLLNELRNLFLVDETAFNFELFDSVFLPNWYSIFTFNFDNVLTTIQSKHKGKKYPVFNYPAYTMDSNDNCILHLHGLMNEETTLDNIVFTSASYTKLGAEQNSLYNVIYGDIDSNKKN
- a CDS encoding NYN domain-containing protein; protein product: METQNDLKLAVLIDADNVPYANVKEMFEEIAKYGTPTFKRIYADWTKQSVSGWKHVLLENAITPIQQYSYSIGKNASDSALIIDAMDILYTGKVGGFCIVSSDSDFTRLATRLREAGMKVIGIGEKKTLNPFITACDKFIYLEILKTKTTRQPADRHKKISKDAAPPDNNPLSKVDSDLINLLTDSITDLADENGWTFLGELGNLMLKKKPDFDPRNYGFPKMLPLIKSLNRFEIDERDTGKKNIKIIYIRKK
- a CDS encoding GNAT family N-acetyltransferase produces the protein MSDSIIFKELTTGRLTLRKLRLSDDKELYAIRSNDGVNKYLERSPAASIDEAQLFIKKINDGIDKNGWIYWAIALKDDDKVIGTICIWNISFEDASGEIGYELKPEFQGMGFMSEAIKKVIDFGFNDMKLKSLEAFTHKENLPSIKLLERNNFKRNYLFEQKHKEELQKRNTIIYSRANSNS
- a CDS encoding outer membrane beta-barrel protein is translated as MFSLSLLFRNSVLAISLLILSTVQVYSQDSTYLDKLNGKFALQFQISSNFTLSHFQGTTFSGKYHFDNRSAIRVGVSTQINNSDDDITASELDSFYVHPSYTNSFDYQTYSVNLQYLNYLTTMEDVGFFIGAGPYVSYAFSKQDIDTANVFDFYSSSTSTQWNFGAELLAGVEWMFNNKMTLSAEYGVRAYYLTSESTQDVTYLGKNISSKRKGFNLMPSSIKFGLSVYF
- a CDS encoding GNAT family N-acetyltransferase translates to MSEYSIYKKSNLSEEEWDSFVDSSDNGTIFHKRAFLNYHAKDKFNDASIVVTKDKKILSLLTAAVIEREGKKILNSHPGASYGSFVYKPDLNFKEAHELVDILIEHPKNLKVERIQLTLPPIIYQTKYSNYIDFALYRNGFNYLKREVSSIVQLDFEKDSLLNTYRAEARTATKKALKSGIEIVECERFDEYYEILKKNLKLRHGVNPAHTIDELKLLKKIFPAKVRLWGAFLKDKLIAGVCNFSANSNVVLAFYISHDEAYQEYRPVNLLFYEIMNRYREEGFKFLDFGIFTVIMEPNWGLARFKENFGARGIFRDTFYKDI
- a CDS encoding glycosyltransferase family 1 protein, with protein sequence MAKILHIAPENFAGVPISFVKMHRQYGDESRLITLHKTKLDFEEDLCLNLPLPEFKLAKLWRSKKVSEIQQHKKIAAPFFSPKNIFEELYFNWSDGQRRALVDEVITKLNLNEYEIIHYDGGLDFFRNPTQALKWKKEGKKIVCCYYGSDLRSRGLIRELDQISDLNITSEFDHLALKKNIEYLFYPYDGSDLPVKSNSENDRVRIVHSPTNRKYKGTDLIISVIEKIKKEKQIEFVLLENLHRSEVLKIKSTCDISIDQVGGIMGGTGYGKAGLETLAMSIPTITNMTNEYEKWLPENPFVVANNIDQLYLKLNELIEDRLLRDEYGRKGQEWVKKYHSFESVNKRLKELYRSYGIT